A region from the Rosa rugosa chromosome 6, drRosRugo1.1, whole genome shotgun sequence genome encodes:
- the LOC133715857 gene encoding pentatricopeptide repeat-containing protein At1g06270-like, producing the protein MAIVSAKLCRTLLPLHCCLLKYRSINSISASHSLQETVRNAVEAKAYEKIPDLLVSFGQACQNPNPFAFLSTFPDSLRMQVVDEILQSFIPIRPRFRAQAAYAYLLSFTLQTSNPLPLGLAILQRTLRSGCVPVAQTRLLLSSAWVNCRKESRSVSDVLFEMQSIGYHPDSRSEKLLRH; encoded by the exons ATGGCAATTGTATCGGCAAAGCTTTGCAGAACTCTTCTTCCTTTACATTGTTGTCTCCTCAAGTATCGCTCTATTAACTCAATATCTGCATCGCATTCACTCCAAGAAACTGTAAGAAATGCAGTTGAAGCCAAAGCCTATGAGAAGATTCCTGATCTTCTCGTTTCCTTTGGACAAGCTTGCCAAAACCCGAATCCTTTTGCGTTCCTATCAACCTTTCCCGACAGCCTTAGAATGCAAGTTGTTGATGAAATCTTACAGTCTTTCATCCCCATAAGGCCCCGCTTTCGTGCTCAGGCTGCCTATGCCTACCTCCTGTCTTTTACTCTACAAACCTCCAATCCTCTCCCTCTTGGTCTTGCCATTCTCCAGCGAACTCTTCGCTCTGGTTGCGTCCCTGTTGCCCAAACCCGTCTTCTCCTCTCGTCCGCTTGGGTGAACTGCAGGAAGGAATCTCGGTCTGTCTCTGACGTCCTATTTGAGATGCAGTCAATTGGATATCACCCTGATAGTA GGTCAGAAAAACTTCTGAGGCATTAG
- the LOC133715856 gene encoding zingipain-2-like, which yields METSIMLRCASFMLFMVWTLCISSSLACTEKQKPIGYEQKSMKERYERWLTKYDRRYKNREEWEYRFGIYQSNVELVDFINSQNLSYKLTDNKFADMTNLEFTKTHLGFQAGRNPKTKFRYEWKKDLPTTVDWRKNGSVTPVRDQGRCGSCWAFSAVAAVEGLHEIKTGKLVSLSEQELVDCDVNTGNQGCSGGYMENAFDYIKKHGLTTQEDYPYTGSDGTCDKAKQKKYAVKIGSYETVPDNDEKSLQAAVAHQPVSVAIDAGGFAMQLYSSGIFTGLLCGKSLNHGVTAVGYGEENGNKYWIVKNSWGPNWGESGYIRMTRDSIDKEGACGIAMMSSYPVKSRKM from the exons ATGGAGACATCTATAATGCTAAGGTGTGCCAGTTTTATGTTGTTTATGGTCTGGACGCTGTGTATATCATCGTCTCTGGCATGTACTGAAAAGCAGAAGCCGATAGGGTATGAGCAAAAATCCATGAAGGAGAGGTACGAAAGGTGGCTGACAAAATACGACCGAAGATACAAGAATAGAGAGGAGTGGGAATATCGTTTTGGAATTTACCAGTCCAACGTTGAGCTTGTCGATTTCATAAACTCTCAAAACCTGTCATACAAACTCACTGACAACAAATTTGCAGACATGACAAACTTAGAGTTTACAAAAACCCACTTGGGTTTCCAAGCTGGTAGAAATCCAAAGACAAAGTTCAGGTATGAGTGGAAGAAGGACTTGCCAACTACAGTGGATTGGAGAAAGAATGGGAGCGTAACTCCGGTCAGGGACCAAGGCAGATGTG GTAGCTGTTGGGCATTCTCTGCAGTTGCCGCTGTGGAAGGCCTTCACGAaatcaaaactggaaaactggtgTCACTCTCGGAACAAGAGCTAGTGGACTGTGACGTAAATACTGGGAACCAAGGTTGCAGTGGTGGATACATGGAAAATGCATTTGATTACATAAAAAAGCATGGACTCACCACTCAAGAAGATTATCCCTACACAGGATCAGATGGCACCTGCGATAAAGCTAAACAGAAAAAATATGCTGTGAAAATAGGCAGCTATGAAACAGTACCTGATAATGATGAAAAAAGCTTACAAGCTGCAGTTGCTCATCAACCTGTCTCGGTTGCAATTGACGCCGGTGGTTTTGCTATGCAACTCTACTCTTCCGGTATCTTCACTGGCCTGCTATGTGGTAAGAGTCTCAACCATGGAGTGACAGCAGTCGGATATGGAGAAGAAAATGGTAACAAGTACTGGATTGTGAAAAACTCATGGGGTCCTAACTGGGGTGAATCTGGTTATATCAGAATGACACGTGATTCTATTGATAAGGAAGGTGCTTGCGGCATTGCTATGATGTCAAGCTACCCTGTTAAGTCTCGAAAAATGTAG
- the LOC133715858 gene encoding uncharacterized protein LOC133715858 isoform X1: MALRIVLSPVTTVRLEATNSNGALPPRNPDPSPRLSFSKPSWVVRTESNVRKEVRKTPDPPCDICTGSGRINCHFCQGKVLIEKRCFCKFLMSWRTNSVDMQMLPKGKWPRWCKTCGGSGLSYCSRCLGTGEYRYIMGFHFMKMDSAHTGDNLNAIQSNQKRRTAKDLYE, translated from the exons ATGGCACTCAGAATCGTCCTGAGCCCAGTAACCACCGTCCGATTGGAAGCCACAAATTCCAACGGTGCTCTTCCCCCACGGAATCCAGACCCGTCGCCCCGACTCTCCTTCTCCAAGCCCTCTTGGGTCGTCCGCACTGAG TCAAATGTTCGTAAAGAAGTAAGAAAGACCCCGGATCCTCCTTGTGATATTTGCACGGGGAGTGGAAGGATTAATTGCCACTTTTGTCAGGGAAAAG TCCTGATCGAGAAAAGATGCTTCTGCAAATTTCTGATGTCTT GGAGGACAAACTCTGTTGACATGCAAATGCTACCCAAAGGAAAATGGCCAAGATG GTGCAAGACTTGTGGTGGAAGTGGTCTCAGTTACTGCTCCCGCTGCCTTGGAACTGGAGAGTATAGGTATATAATGGGCTTTCATTTCATGAAGATGGATTCAGCTCATACAGGAGACAATTTGAATGCAATTCAAAGTAATCAAAAACGACGCACTGCTAAGGATTTATATGAATAA
- the LOC133715858 gene encoding uncharacterized protein LOC133715858 isoform X2: MALRIVLSPVTTVRLEATNSNGALPPRNPDPSPRLSFSKPSWVVRTESNVRKEVRKTPDPPCDICTGSGRINCHFCQGKGRTNSVDMQMLPKGKWPRWCKTCGGSGLSYCSRCLGTGEYRYIMGFHFMKMDSAHTGDNLNAIQSNQKRRTAKDLYE; this comes from the exons ATGGCACTCAGAATCGTCCTGAGCCCAGTAACCACCGTCCGATTGGAAGCCACAAATTCCAACGGTGCTCTTCCCCCACGGAATCCAGACCCGTCGCCCCGACTCTCCTTCTCCAAGCCCTCTTGGGTCGTCCGCACTGAG TCAAATGTTCGTAAAGAAGTAAGAAAGACCCCGGATCCTCCTTGTGATATTTGCACGGGGAGTGGAAGGATTAATTGCCACTTTTGTCAGGGAAAAG GGAGGACAAACTCTGTTGACATGCAAATGCTACCCAAAGGAAAATGGCCAAGATG GTGCAAGACTTGTGGTGGAAGTGGTCTCAGTTACTGCTCCCGCTGCCTTGGAACTGGAGAGTATAGGTATATAATGGGCTTTCATTTCATGAAGATGGATTCAGCTCATACAGGAGACAATTTGAATGCAATTCAAAGTAATCAAAAACGACGCACTGCTAAGGATTTATATGAATAA
- the LOC133715855 gene encoding putative ABC transporter C family member 15, translating into MVWEDMFDLSIAMNFSRLEFQTEWLQQNYPCLCEHISIVMQVSFLGILVLYYLQKSMGEICKQRTNFPDLGTEKHGTGIGIRFSTIYKISIACCFLLMVTHFILLLLLLNGSVTYCNHKVRAISSEGMQVVSWAISSITVYQIVNIKSIKFPWLLRAWWFCSFILSIISVAADTHFRITYHGQLRLRDYADFIIVLASACLFAISIQGKTGLTLTIPNGISEPLLNGKGDKQSEGRRESPYGKATLLQLVTFSWLNPLFAVGVKKPIDQEEIPDVDIKDSAEYLSHSFDERLQNVKERDGTTNPEIYKTIYLFIRKKAAINALFAVICAVSSYVGPYLIDDFVNFLTEKKTRSLGSGYFLALAFLGAKMVETIAQRQWIFGARQLGLRLRAALISQIFKKGLRLSSLSRQSHTSGEVINYMSVDIQRITDFIWYLNIIWMMPIQISLAIYILHTNLGMGSLAALAATLAVLLCNIPMTNLQKRYQTRIMEAKDNRMKATSEILRSMKTIKLQAWDSQFLQKLESLRKVEYGWLWKSLRLSATTAFVFWGSPTFISVVTFWACMLMGIDLTAGRVLSALATFRMLQDPIFNLPDLLSAIAQGKVSADRVASYLMEDEIQQDAIGYFPKDQMENSIEIENGKFGWNIEPSNTTLDGIQLKVKRGMKVAICGTVGSGKSSLLSCILGEIQKLSGTVKISGTKAYVPQSPWILTGNIRENILFGNAYDKAKYDRTVKACALEKDFELFSCGDLTEIGERGINMSGGQKQRIQIARAVYQDADIYLLDDPFSAVDAHTGTQLFEDCMMGLLREKTTLYVTHQVEFLPAADIILVMQNGKIVQAGSFEELLKQNTGFEVLVGAHSRALESILTVENSSRTTQDPTPESEPNIESTSDAELQQTRQESEHNLSLEITEKEGKLVQDEEREKGSIGKEVYWSYLTTVKGGVLIPIIILAQSSFQVLQVASNYWMAWASPPSIETEPKVGIKFTLLVYVLLAVGSSLCVLLRASLVAVAGLSTAQKLFTTMLHSVLRAPMSFFDSTPTGRILNRASTDQSVLDLEMATRLGWCAFSIIQILGTIAVMSQVAWEVFVIFIPVTAICIWYQQYYIPTARELARLSGIQRAPILHHFAESLAGAATIRAFDQQDRFSDANLSLIDSHSRPWFHNVSAMEWLSFRLNILSNFVFAFSLLLLVTLPEGVINPSIAGLAVTYGINLNVLQASVIWNMCNAENKMISVERILQYSNLTSEAALVIEDSKPPINWPQVGTICFKNLQIRYAEHLPSVLKNISCTFPGQNKVGVVGRTGSGKSTLIQALFRIVEPREGSIIIDDVDICKIGLHDLRSRLSIIPQDPTMFEGTVRGNLDPLEQYSDSDVWEALDKCQLGDLVRAKEEKLEASVVENGENWSAGQRQLVCLGRALLKKSRILVLDEATASVDSATDGVIQKIISQEFKDRTVVTIAHRIHTVIDSDLVLVLSDGRIAEYDTPAKLLEREESLFSKLIKEYSMRSQSFNSFANLHN; encoded by the exons ATGGTCTGGGAAGACATGTTCGATTTAAGCATAGCAATGA ATTTCAGCAGGCTTGAATTTCAGACAGAATGGCTCCAGCAAAACTATCCCTGCTTGTGTGAGCACATTAGCATAGTTATGCAAGTTAGTTTCCTTGGCATCTTAGTActgtattatttacaaaaaagcATGGGCGAGATCTGCAAACAAAGAACAAATTTCCCAGACCTAGGCACAGAGAAGCATGGCACCGGCATTGGCATAAGATTCAGCACCATTTACAAGATCAGCATAGCTTGTTGCTTTTTACTGATGGTAACTCATTTCATattgctgctgctgttgctaAATGGAAGTGTGACTTACTGCAATCATAAAGTTCGTGCAATTTCATCTGAGGGTATGCAAGTGGTATCATGGGCAATATCATCGATTACAGTATACCAGATTGTGAATATCAAGTCCATCAAGTTTCCTTGGCTATTAAGAGCATGGTGGTTTTGCAGCTTCATCTTGTCCATCATCTCTGTGGCTGCTGATACTCACTTCCGTATCACATACCATGGTCAGCTTCGGTTACGTGATTATGCTGACTTCATAATTGTCCTTGCATCCGCCTGCCTATTTGCTATTTCAATTCAAGGCAAGACAGGACTCACTCTCACCATCCCAAATGGAATCAGTGAACCACTTCTAAATGGCAAAGGTGATAAACAATCAGAAGGAAGACGAGAATCTCCATATGGAAAAGCTACTCTTCTCCAACTTGTCACATTCTCTTGGCTCAACCCTTTGTTTGCTGTTGGAGTCAAGAAACCCATAGACCAGGAAGAAATCCCAGATGTCGATATCAAAGACTCAGCTGAGTATCTGTCTCACTCTTTTGATGAGAGACTGCAAAATGTTAAGGAGAGagatggaaccacaaacccagaaatctacaAGACAATATACTTATTTATCAGGAAGAAAGCAGCAATCAATGCATTGTTTGCTGTTATATGTGCTGTTTCATCATATGTTGGTCCATATCTCATTGATGACTTTGTAAACTTTCTGACTGAGAAGAAAACTCGAAGCTTAGGGAGTGGCTATTTTCTTGCACTTGCCTTTCTAGGAGCTAAGATGGTTGAAACAATAGCACAGAGGCAATGGATTTTTGGGGCTCGACAGCTAGGGCTTCGCCTTAGAGCTGCTCTGATATCTCAAATTTTCAAGAAAGGCTTACGTCTATCAAGCCTATCCCGCCAAAGCCACACTAGTGGAGAGGTCATCAACTATATGAGTGTAGACATCCAAAGAATCACGGACTTCATCTGGTACTTAAACATAATATGGATGATGCCTATTCAAATTTCCTTGGCAATCTACATTCTTCATACAAATCTAGGCATGGGTTCATTAGCTGCATTAGCTGCAACTTTGGCAGTACTGCTTTGCAACATACCGATGACTAATCTCCAGAAAAGATATCAGACTAGGATCATGGAAGCCAAGGACAACAGGATGAAAGCCACTTCAGAAATTCTTCGAAGCATGAAGACAATCAAACTTCAGGCATGGGACAGTCAGTTCCTTCAAAAGTTAGAAAGTTTGAGGAAAGTAGAGTATGGTTGGCTATGGAAGTCACTACGACTGTCAGCAACTACCGCTTTCGTCTTTTGGGGATCACCCACATTTATCTCTGTGGTCACTTTCTGGGCTTGTATGCTGATGGGCATAGACCTCACAGCAGGGAGAGTTTTATCAGCACTGGCCACTTTCAGAATGTTACAAGACCCTATATTCAATCTACCTGACCTGCTCTCTGCGATTGCACAGGGAAAAGTATCTGCGGATAGAGTAGCTTCTTATCTCATGGAAGATGAAATTCAGCAGGATGCCATTGGGTATTTTCCAAAAGATCAAATGGAAAACTCCATTGAGATAGAAAATGGAAAATTTGGCTGGAATATTGAGCCAAGCAACACAACTCTTGATGGAATACAGTTAAAAGTGAAGAGGGGTATGAAAGTGGCAATTTGTGGGACTGTAGGATCAGGGAAGTCTAGCCTTCTGTCATGCATTCTTGGAGAAATTCAGAAGTTGTCAGGGACAGTGAAGATCAGCGGTACAAAGGCTTATGTTCCTCAATCTCCATGGATTCTGACAGGAAATATCAGGGAGAATATTCTTTTTGGAAATGCATACGACAAGGCCAAGTATGACAGAACTGTAAAAGCATGTGCATTGGAAAAGGATTTTGAGCTATTCTCTTGTGGAGATCTAACAGAAATTGGAGAAAGAGGAATTAATATGAGTGGAGGACAGAAACAAAGGATACAAATTGCTCGTGCAGTTTACCAGGATGCTGATATATATTTACTCGATGACCCTTTTAGTGCTGTTGATGCTCACACAGGCACCCAACTCTTTGAG GACTGCATGATGGGTCTTCTCAGAGAGAAGACCACTCTATATGTCACTCACCAGGTTGAGTTTCTCCCGGCAGCGGACATAATTCTG GTGATGCAAAATGGAAAgattgtgcaagctggaagctTTGAAGAGCTTCTAAAACAAAATACAGGCTTTGAAGTTTTGGTTGGTGCTCATAGCCGAGCTCTAGAGTCAATCCTTACAGTTGAAAATAGCAGCAGAACTACTCAGGATCCAACACCTGAGAGTGAACCCAATATAGAGTCCACTTCAGATGCTGAACTTCAACAGACACGACAGGAATCTGAGCATAATCTCTCTCTAGAGATTActgaaaaagaaggaaaattgGTTCaagatgaagagagagagaaaggaagcATTGGAAAAGAAGTTTACTGGTCGTATTTGACAACTGTGAAAGGTGGTGTGCTAATTCCAATCATAATCTTGGCACAGTCATCTTTCCAAGTACTGCAGGTAGCTAGTAACTATTGGATGGCATGGGCTTCTCCTCCCTCAATTGAGACGGAGCCTAAAGTGGGAATAAAGTTCACATTACTTGTTTATGTACTACTTGCTGTTGGAAGTTCACTATGTGTGCTGCTGCGTGCATCGCTAGTAGCAGTAGCCGGACTTTCAACAGCACAAAAGCTCTTCACAACTATGCTACATAGTGTACTCCGAGCGCCAATGTCTTTTTTTGATTCAACACCAACTGGAAGAATCTTAAACCGG GCATCCACTGATCAAAGTGTGTTAGATTTGGAAATGGCAACCAGATTAGGTTGGTGTGCTTTCTCAATAATACAGATTCTAGGGACCATTGCAGTGATGTCGCAAGTAGCCTGGGAAGTGTTCGTGATATTCATTCCTGTAACTGCAATTTGCATATGGTATCAG CAATATTACATACCAACAGCAAGAGAACTGGCACGGTTATCAGGCATACAAAGAGCTCCCATCCTCCACCACTTTGCGGAATCATTGGCAGGAGCAGCAACAATCCGTGCTTTTGACCAACAAGACCGATTTAGTGATGCAAACCTCAGTCTTATTGACAGCCACTCAAGACCATGGTTTCATAATGTGTCAGCAATGGAATGGCTTTCTTTCAGACTAAATATACTCTCCAACTTCGTGTTTGCCTTCTCATTGCTTCTATTGGTGACCCTCCCTGAAGGAGTTATTAATCCAA GCATTGCAGGGTTGGCAGTAACGTATGGAATAAACTTGAATGTTTTGCAAGCTTCAGTTATATGGAACATGTGCAATGCAGAAAATAAGATGATCTCAGTTGAAAGAATTTTGCAGTACTCAAATCTAACAAGTGAAGCAGCTCTTGTAATTGAAGATAGCAAACCACCAATCAACTGGCCGCAAGTTGGAACAATTTGTTTCAAAAATCTACAG ATCCGTTATGCTGAACATCTCCCATCTGTCCTAAAAAACATTAGCTGCACATTTCCGGGACAGAACAAAGTTGGGGTTGTAGGAAGGACGGGCAGTGGGAAATCAACCCTCATACAGGCCCTTTTCAGGATAGTTGAACCTAGAGAAGGAAGCattataattgatgatgtagacATTTGCAAAATCGGCCTTCATGATTTAAGATCAAGGCTTAGCATCATTCCTCAGGACCCAACAATGTTTGAAGGAACAGTGAGAGGAAACCTCGACCCACTAGAGCAATACTCTGACAGTGATGTTTGGGAG GCTCTAGATAAATGTCAGCTAGGTGATCTAGTGCGTGCAAAGGAAGAGAAGTTGGAAGCATCAG TGGTCGAAAATGGAGAAAATTGGAGTGCGGGCCAAAGACAGTTAGTTTGCCTTGGAAGAGCATTGCTCAAGAAAAGCAGAATTCTGGTATTGGATGAAGCAACCGCATCAGTTGATTCTGCAACTGATGGGGTGATCCAGAAAATCATCAGCCAAGAATTCAAAGATCGAACTGTCGTTACAATAGCTCACAGAATCCACACAGTTATAGACAGTGATCTCGTTTTGGTCCTTAGCGATG GAAGGATTGCAGAATACGACACGCCAGCCAAGCTACTAGAGAGAGAAGAGTCCTTATTTTCCAAACTCATAAAGGAGTACTCAATGAGATCCCAGAGCTTCAACAGCTTTGCAAATCTACATAACTAA